CTCAGCTTCCGGTCCCACTGCCTCGACGACGGCGAACTGCTGCAGTTCTGCCAAGAAGTCTTGAATGATTTTCGCGATCCAGTCGTTGTGGCCGCTATTCGGGTTCTGCAACGCCGCGATGGCGTATTGATCAGCGAAAAGCTGGCAGAACTGTGTCGCAACGGTTCCCTCCCTGTTGCAGAGGCAGCATTCCGCGCGCTGGGTTGCATCGCCACACCTGCCAGTCAGCGCTGTCTGCTGGAACTGAGCGAAGAACTGAATGACGACACTCGAAGGAAGATGGCAAGCACCCAGCTCAGCCAACAGTTCCGCCCATAAAAAAACCCCGCTTTTGCGGGGCCTTGATGTCTTTAATCAAGACAACTGGTTGTTCACCACTTTTTGTAAGGCAGAAACTTGCCGCACATGGTGATTTTGACCCGATCACCTTTGGGATCTTCCACTTTGTCGACATCGAGGGTGAAATCGATCGCGCTCATGATGCCATCACCAAAGTGTTCCTGGATGACATCCTTCAGAGGCATTCCATAGACCTGCATGATCTCGTAGAAGCGATAGATCAAGGGATCGGTGGGGATCACAGGATCAAGACTTCCCTTGGTGGGGAACTCCTGCAAAGCCGCAGTGATGGCCGGATCAAGGGAGAGAAGCGCAGCCAGCTTGTCAGCCTCTTCCTTGGAAGCCGTGGCTTGACCGTAGAACAATGAAGCAATCCAGACCTCATCAAGGCCCAAGGCCGCTTCCAGGTCGGCAAAGCTCATGCCCTTGGCTTTCTTGGCAGCCATCAAGGTGGCAGTGACGGTCTCCTGAGAAGGAGCTGACAACGACGGGGTCGAAGGAACAGCTGAAACAGTCATGATTAAACGAAAAGTTGTTATGGCCGCCTCAAAAACAGCGTCCCGAACCGGAACGTCTCAGCAGCTCAGAAACTGTTGCGCAAACACTGACTTAACAATGAAGCATCAACTACAAAACAACAGCCTGTTTTGAAGCAACAAGCACAGCCAACAGGGTCGTGCTGCGAGTGAAATCAACGTCAACGCAGGATTCCAATGAGCCAATTTTTTCAATCCATGGCCACCCTGCTCCAAGCGCAATTCCTTCCCGCGACCACAGCCCCCCAACTGATGCTCGAACGGCTCTATTACGCCGAAGGCCGCCATCACCCAGAGCATCCACGGCATGGCAGCTTCGAGGGGTTATCGCGGCTGAGCAGGCCCTGATCTTTCGTAGCAATTGCTACCTCTATTGGGTCAGTCGCTCCTGAAGACTGACCACAGCTTCAGGCCGGACCTTTGACGAGCGCAGTTCTCTCCGGCCGAGACCGCTTCAAACAGCACCTGCGCAAGGTGGGAAGCGGTGAACACACCAGCAAAGGCATGAGTCGCGAGGAAGCGGCTGATGCCATGGAGCTGATGCTGCAGGGCGAAGCGACGCCAGCACAGATCGGCGCCTTTCTGATTGCCCATCGCATCCGCCGGCCCGAACCCCAGGAACTCACGGGCATGTTGGACACCTACCGCGCCCATGGTCCGGTGCTGCAATCCGCAGGCGGCAATCGAGCACCGCTGTGTTTCGGCATGCCGTACGACGGGCGCACGCGGACAGCACCGATCTACCCACTCACCACACTGGTGCTTTTGGCCTGTGGCCAGCCGGTGGTTCTACAGGGCGGTGACCGGATGCCGATCAAATACGGCGTCACCGCTGCGGATCTGTTCCGCCTCCTTAATCTCGACCTCACGGGCCTGCCAATCAGCGTTGTTGCAGACGGCTTCCAGCAGAACGGCTTCGCCCTGATCCATCAACCGGATCACTTTCCCATTGCGGAAACACTGATCGGTTACCGCGAAGAACTGGGCAAGCGCCCCCCGGTCGCCAGTCTGGAACTGCTCTGGACTCCCCATCAAGGCGACCACCTTCTCGTCAGTGGCTTTGTACACCCCCCTACCGAAGCCCGCGCCTGGGAAGCCCTCAAGCAAGGCGGCGAGACCGATATCCTCACTGTGAAAGGTTTGGAGGGAGGAACCGACCTCCCGATCGGCCGGGCCTGCATCACGGCACGGGTGCGGAACGGTGAAGCGGAGCGGTTAATCCTGCATCCCCGCGACCATGGTTGCCATGACGCCGACGTCGAATGGGCTGACGAAAGCACCTGGGCCGAGCAGGCGCTGAACGCCCTGCAGAACAAAGGCCCTCTCTGCGATGCCCTGCGCTGGAATGCCGGCGCCTATTTGTGGTTCTCCGGTTGCAGTGAATCCCTGGAACAGGGCATTCAACGGGCGGAATCCGTCATGCAGACGGGCAAGGCCCAAGCCAGGCTGGATCAACTGTGCGCTTGGCGAAGCAGCTTGACCATCCGATAGCGCTCAAAAGGAACGCCTCCGATCAGGATCGTTTCCGGAGACTCCACCCGCCAGCCAAGGCGCTCCAGCAACGGTCGGCTGAACTGACTGGCCTCCGTGCGGAAATGACGGATTCCCGCCGCCCTCGCATCCGCTTCAATCTGATTGAGAAGTGCACTGCCATGGCCGCGCCGCGATGCCCGACCTCGGCAGTAGAGCAGCGACAGACGGTCTTCAGGATGACGGATCGCAAACGCTGAACCATCGGTGGTGAGCCATCCCGAGCCCTCACGGAACGTGGCGTCGAGCACGCCGGGCAACCACGCCAAAGCAGCCCAGGCCCTGACTTGTGCGTCGGTATAGAGAAGAGGCGCCTGCGATTCGATCGCGTCGGCATAGATCTCCCGCAGAAGCGCTTGATCCTCCGGAGCAATCGGACGCAAAGCCATGGCAGCCGCCTGTTGGAATGTGAGTCTCACCTGCGTGGCAGCCAGCTTGCAGCGTCCTCGGATTCCCACACTGCTCAGCGCATTCCTCACGCTGCTCAACGACCGACTCAGCGAGAGCATTGTTTTTCCACTGTTGCCATTTCTGCTGGCCCAGTTCGCTCCAGACGGGCGAACCCTTGGTTTGCTAGCGGGAAGCTATGCACTCGCTCAGTTCCTGGTCACCCCGTTGATCGGAGCGCTGAGTGATCGTTACGGGCGGCGACCCGTGATCAGCATCTGCGTCGCAGGCTCCGTGCTGGGACTCGGGCTGTTTGCGGTGACCGTTTCGCTGCCTTGGCCTAGCCAAAGCCTTCTGCCCCTGATGCTGCTGTTCGCAGCACGCATCATTGACGGCATCAGTGGCGGAACAGCTGCAACGGCCAGCGCAGTGTTGGCCGACATCACGCCTCCCGACAAGCGGGCCCGTGCCTTCGGATTGATCGGCGTGGCCTTTGGCTTGGGTTTCATCCTTGGCCCCTTCGTCGGTGGACAACTGGCCCGGGTGGCAGTGGCACTCCCCGTTTGGATCGCCACAGCATTCGCTGCACTCAACCTCTTGGTGGTGCTCAATCTGCTGCCGGAAACCCATCCCCAGGACTCCCGCAAAAGCCTTCCCAGAAAACGCGACTTGAATCCATTTGCACGGCTGAGCCAAGTGCTGATGAACCCAAGCGTGGGTCGACTCTGCGCTGCATTTTTCCTGTTCTTCCTGGCCTTCAATGGATTCACAGCCATCCTTGTGCTCTATTTCAAGCAGCGCTTCGGCTGGGGCCCTGAGCTGGCCACCACAGCATTCCTGGTGGTGGGGGTGGTTGCCACCGTGGTGCAGGGAGGGCTGATCGGTCCTCTCGTGAAACGGTTTGGTGAATGGCGCCTGACCTTGATGGGTCTGGGCTTGGTGATCATTGGATGCCTGCTGATCCCCAGCGTGGGCTCATCAGAGCGGGCCGGTGCGATTTTCACCGCCGTTGGAATCCTTGCGCTGGGCACAGGCCTGGTCACACCCAGCCTGCGCAGCCTGGTGTCGCGACGCCTCGGCCGAGAGGGACAAGGCAGCGCCCTGGGAAGCCTTCAGGCCCTGCAAAGTTTGGGCAGTTTTCTCGGCCCACCCTTGGCGGGGTTGAGCTACGACCTGCTCGGTCCGGTGAGTCCCTTTGCAGCGGCGGCAGTTGTGCTGGTGCTCGTGATCGGCCTGGTGGCCGGAAGCCCGCTCCCGGACATCTCCGACACACAACCAAGCGAATCCTGATTGCTACGTTTCAACCAACGAAACGAACGCCAGGCCGTTCAACCCATGTGCGCAGCAGCCCTTGCCCCGGAGCATTACATCAACCGGGAGCTGAGCTGGATCGCCTTCAACGAGAGGGTCTTGGCTCAGGCCCTTGATCCACGCACCCCCTTGCTGGATCAAGCCAAATTCAGCGCCATCTTCAGCAACAACCTCGACGAATTCTTCATGGTTCGCGTGGCGTCCCTGAAGTCACAGGTGGAGGCTGGCGTCAGCAAACCGAGTGAGGATGGCAAGTCACCCCTGGAGCAGCTGCTTGCGATCCGAGAGCAACTCATTCCCCTGCTGAAGCAGCAACAGGTGCATTACCGCCAATACTTGAAGCCGAAGCTGCTGGAACACAACGTTGCGCTGCTCGATTACAAACAACTGAACGACGACCAACGCAACTGGGTTGACAACACCTTCCAGACGTCGGTGTTCCCAGTGCTGACACCCCTGGCTGTCGATCCAGCCCATCCTTTCCCGTTTGTCAGCAACCTGAGCCTGAACGTTGCCGCGGTGGTTGTTGATCCAGAAACAGGTCAACGTCAATTTGCACGGGTCAAAGTTCCGCAGAAGAATCTGGCCCGGTTCATCGCCATCCCCTCAGAACTGAGCGGAACTGAGGACAAACCAGTTCACACCGCCATTGCTCTCGAGCAGGTGATCGCCTTCAACCTTGAGGTGCTGTTTCCCGGCATGACGATCGAAGGTCACTACTTCTTCCGCGTGACGCGGGATGCGGATCTGGAACTGAGGGATCTGGAAGCCGATGACCTGATGCTGGCCCTGGAACAAGGGCTGCGGAAACGACGGATGGGCGGTGAGGTGGTGCGCCTCGAAGTTCCCAACGAGATGCCCAGAGACGTTGTGGAGATGCTGATGACCGGGCTGAGCGTGGAAGAGGAAGACCTTTACGTGATCGATGGACCCCTGGGCCTGGACGACCTCTTCGGGCTGACCGGGCTATCACTGCCGAAACTCAAAAGTCGTACCCAGGGAGGCCAAACACCGGCTGTGCTTGCACGCAGTCAGCAGCACCTGGTTGAAGAGGGCGCGATCAAAGCGGATGAATTCGAATCGATCTTCTCGGTGATTCGCCGTCAAGACATCCTTCTGCATCATCCCTACGAGCTCTTCTCCACAACCGTCGAAGAGTTCATCAATCAGGCAGCGGACGATCCCCAGGTGATGGGCATCAAGATGACGCTCTACCGCACCTCCAAAGACTCTCCGATCATTGCTGCCCTGATCCGTGCTGCTGAAAACGGCAAGCAGGTGATGGCACTGGTGGAGTTGAAAGCGCGATTTGACGAGGACAACAACATTCAATGGGCCCGGCACCTGGAGCAGTCGGGGGTTCACGTTGTCTACGGCGTGCTTGGGCTCAAAACGCACACCAAGATCGTTCTGGTGGTTCGTAAGGAGAAAGAGAAGCTGCAGAGCTATGCGCACATCGGCACTGGCAACTACAACTCAAAAACGTCCAAGCTCTACACCGACCTGGGCCTACTCACAGCCAACCAAGAGCTGGGGCAAGACTTGGTGGAACTATTCAATTACCTCACCGGGTTTTCGAAACAACAAAGCTTCCGTCGGTTGCTCGTGGCCCCCGTCACGTTGCGAAAAGGAATGGAGCTGTTGATCCGCCGAGAGATTGAGCATGCCCAGCAAGGTCGACAGGCTGTGATCCGAGCCAAAATGAATTCCCTGGTTGACCCCAGCATCATTTCGCTGCTCTATGAAGCATCCCAAGCTGGGGTCGTGATCGAATTGATCATTCGGGGCATGTGCAGCTTGTATCCCGGTCGCCAGGGTCTGAGTGAAAACATTCGTGTGATCAGCATCATCGGCCAGTTCCTGGAACACTCCAGAATTTTTTCGTTTGCCAATGGCGGCTCTCCAGAGGTTTATATCGGCAGTGCCGACTGGATGAGCCGCAATCTGGACCGCCGCATTGAAGCGGTCACACCGATCGAAGATCCAGAACATCGCCAAAAACTGGAACGCCTGCTGCAGCTTTACCTGGACGACAACCAGGGCGCCTGGGACATGCAAAGCGACGGCACTTTTGTGCAGCGCAAACCAGAGAACAAGACCTCAGAACGCAATAGCCAGATTGATTTAGTCAAAGAATGGAGCAACGGCATCCAATCCGAATAATTCTTTGGGTTTTCACGCGTCCTGCATCTGTGACATCCGATACAACATTCCTTCAAA
The Synechococcus sp. PROS-U-1 DNA segment above includes these coding regions:
- the cynS gene encoding cyanase is translated as MTVSAVPSTPSLSAPSQETVTATLMAAKKAKGMSFADLEAALGLDEVWIASLFYGQATASKEEADKLAALLSLDPAITAALQEFPTKGSLDPVIPTDPLIYRFYEIMQVYGMPLKDVIQEHFGDGIMSAIDFTLDVDKVEDPKGDRVKITMCGKFLPYKKW
- a CDS encoding cyanate hydratase encodes the protein MATLLQAQFLPATTAPQLMLERLYYAEGRHHPEHPRHGSFEGLSRLSRP
- a CDS encoding anthranilate phosphoribosyltransferase family protein, giving the protein MTSAVLSGRDRFKQHLRKVGSGEHTSKGMSREEAADAMELMLQGEATPAQIGAFLIAHRIRRPEPQELTGMLDTYRAHGPVLQSAGGNRAPLCFGMPYDGRTRTAPIYPLTTLVLLACGQPVVLQGGDRMPIKYGVTAADLFRLLNLDLTGLPISVVADGFQQNGFALIHQPDHFPIAETLIGYREELGKRPPVASLELLWTPHQGDHLLVSGFVHPPTEARAWEALKQGGETDILTVKGLEGGTDLPIGRACITARVRNGEAERLILHPRDHGCHDADVEWADESTWAEQALNALQNKGPLCDALRWNAGAYLWFSGCSESLEQGIQRAESVMQTGKAQARLDQLCAWRSSLTIR
- a CDS encoding GNAT family N-acetyltransferase produces the protein MALRPIAPEDQALLREIYADAIESQAPLLYTDAQVRAWAALAWLPGVLDATFREGSGWLTTDGSAFAIRHPEDRLSLLYCRGRASRRGHGSALLNQIEADARAAGIRHFRTEASQFSRPLLERLGWRVESPETILIGGVPFERYRMVKLLRQAHS
- a CDS encoding MFS transporter, translated to MAAACWNVSLTCVAASLQRPRIPTLLSAFLTLLNDRLSESIVFPLLPFLLAQFAPDGRTLGLLAGSYALAQFLVTPLIGALSDRYGRRPVISICVAGSVLGLGLFAVTVSLPWPSQSLLPLMLLFAARIIDGISGGTAATASAVLADITPPDKRARAFGLIGVAFGLGFILGPFVGGQLARVAVALPVWIATAFAALNLLVVLNLLPETHPQDSRKSLPRKRDLNPFARLSQVLMNPSVGRLCAAFFLFFLAFNGFTAILVLYFKQRFGWGPELATTAFLVVGVVATVVQGGLIGPLVKRFGEWRLTLMGLGLVIIGCLLIPSVGSSERAGAIFTAVGILALGTGLVTPSLRSLVSRRLGREGQGSALGSLQALQSLGSFLGPPLAGLSYDLLGPVSPFAAAAVVLVLVIGLVAGSPLPDISDTQPSES
- the ppk1 gene encoding polyphosphate kinase 1 encodes the protein MLRFNQRNERQAVQPMCAAALAPEHYINRELSWIAFNERVLAQALDPRTPLLDQAKFSAIFSNNLDEFFMVRVASLKSQVEAGVSKPSEDGKSPLEQLLAIREQLIPLLKQQQVHYRQYLKPKLLEHNVALLDYKQLNDDQRNWVDNTFQTSVFPVLTPLAVDPAHPFPFVSNLSLNVAAVVVDPETGQRQFARVKVPQKNLARFIAIPSELSGTEDKPVHTAIALEQVIAFNLEVLFPGMTIEGHYFFRVTRDADLELRDLEADDLMLALEQGLRKRRMGGEVVRLEVPNEMPRDVVEMLMTGLSVEEEDLYVIDGPLGLDDLFGLTGLSLPKLKSRTQGGQTPAVLARSQQHLVEEGAIKADEFESIFSVIRRQDILLHHPYELFSTTVEEFINQAADDPQVMGIKMTLYRTSKDSPIIAALIRAAENGKQVMALVELKARFDEDNNIQWARHLEQSGVHVVYGVLGLKTHTKIVLVVRKEKEKLQSYAHIGTGNYNSKTSKLYTDLGLLTANQELGQDLVELFNYLTGFSKQQSFRRLLVAPVTLRKGMELLIRREIEHAQQGRQAVIRAKMNSLVDPSIISLLYEASQAGVVIELIIRGMCSLYPGRQGLSENIRVISIIGQFLEHSRIFSFANGGSPEVYIGSADWMSRNLDRRIEAVTPIEDPEHRQKLERLLQLYLDDNQGAWDMQSDGTFVQRKPENKTSERNSQIDLVKEWSNGIQSE